CGCCATAGACTAACCGAGATGAGGATCAGCGGGTAAATGAGTACAACAGCGACTAACAGATTCATTTAACTACTCCAGTAGGATCTTGGGTTGAACTTACGCCGATGAGGACAAATGAGGATACCTGGCCTTACATTTCCTCCAGCCATTCAAGATAGTGTTTGAAGTATCCCCTGATGTTCCCGGCCAAAGGATCAGTTGTAGTGATCATGTGGGCGCTTGCTATCCAAATAATCACGTCTAGGTGTGCACCGCCGCCCAATCAGCATCGGTATAAAGGTAGCTCAATGTAGAGAATGGAGGCGAAAGTTACAGTTTGCTGATCCCTTCCTTCATCCGCTCAAGGGCTTCTTGAATGTTTTCTATCGAATTGGCATAGGAGAGGCGCAGGTACCCCTCTCCGTAGGCTCCGAAAGAGGTGCCTGAGAGAGTCGCAACGCCGTATTCTTCCAGGAAGTAATTTTCCAGTTCCTTGCTTGACTTGGGGAGGGCTTGCACATTAGGGAGGACATAGAAAGCTCCCTTGGGTTTGCGGCAGGTGATGCCCTCGATGGCGTTGAGTCCTTCGACAATGACATCCCGTCGCCGGCGAAATTCCGCTACCATGGCCCGGGCCTCATCCTGGGAACCCTTGAGTGCTTCCACGCAGGCCATCTGGACGAAGGTGTTGGTGCAGGAGTTGCTATTGGTCATCAGCCGGGCGATCCAGAAAGCCAGCTCTTCCGGCATCACACCATAACCGCACCGCCAGCCGGTCATTGCGTACGTTTTGGAAAAACCGTCGAGTAAGATCAGATGATCTTGCATACCTGGGTATGGCAAAAGCGAGATAT
This genomic window from Candidatus Neomarinimicrobiota bacterium contains:
- a CDS encoding pyridoxal phosphate-dependent aminotransferase — encoded protein: ILNSPGNPTGGLINRDQMARIAELVAEHNLIVLADEIYSHIIYDGEHISLLPYPGMQDHLILLDGFSKTYAMTGWRCGYGVMPEELAFWIARLMTNSNSCTNTFVQMACVEALKGSQDEARAMVAEFRRRRDVIVEGLNAIEGITCRKPKGAFYVLPNVQALPKSSKELENYFLEEYGVATLSGTSFGAYGEGYLRLSYANSIENIQEALERMKEGISKL